The nucleotide sequence AATATTAAATCACACGAGAGAATCGTTGTTGATGTAATTTCGTCTTTAAATATGCGTCAAACGACATGCAAATATTACGGATCAATAAGCGTCCTTTTTCAGCAACAATAATTTCATCATCGGTGATCGTTACCAAATCATCTTCAATAAAAGTATTAAGGCTTAATAAGTCGTCAGCAAAGTAGTCATCAAAACTAATGTTATAAAGAGCACTGACACTAATTTTATTAATACTGAAATTACACATCAACTCTTTGATCACATGGGCGCGAATCGTATCATCAATTGTGGTCGCAATACCTTTTTCAAGGGCGTTACCTTTTTCATTAACTGCTTGATAATATTCTTTTAAGGTTTTGCTATTCTGACTAAAACTTTGACCAATAGCGCTAATAGAAGACACGCCTAACGCTAATAAATCACATTCTCCAAGTGTCGTATAACCTTGGAAATTTCGGTGCAATTTTCCTTCACGTTGAGCAATCGCCAATTCATCGTTAGGTTTTGCAAAATGATCCATACCAATAAATTCATAGCCCAAGTCTAAAAACGACTCAATGGCGTATTGCATCAATGTTAATTTTTGCTCAGCATTTGGCAACCATTGGTCACGGATTTTGCGTTGTGCCGCAAAGCGACTTGGTAGATGGGCGTAACTAAATAATGAAATTCGGTCTGGATCAATTAATTTAACCGCAGCGATAGTGTTGGCGAATGTCTCCGGTGTTTGATGGGGTAAACCATAAATTAAATCGATATTAACCGAGCTGATACCAACAGCCTTAGCACGTTGAACTAGATCAATAATAAACTCTGTGCTCTGCTCTCTATTAATCGCTTTTTGAACTTTCGTATCAACATCTTGAACACCGATACTGATACGATTAAAACCAACTTCGTATAGGTGGTCGATTAAATCTAATTCAATTTCTCTTGGGTCAATTTCAATGCTCATTTCTAACTGTTCATCAAAATCGTAACTCGACTTTAACTTATCAACTAATCGACTGATTTGTTGTTTGGTTAAAAATGTTGGTGTGCCGCCCCCCCAATGTAACTGTTTTACTTTATGGCTTTTGAATAAAGGTGCTCTCGATTCAATTTCTTTAAACAAATAATCGAGGTATTCATCTGCTTTGTCACTATGACGAGTAACAATCTTGTTGCAACCACAGTAATAGCAAAGGCTATGACAAAATGGCACATGAACATAGAGAGACAAATTGTTATTTTCTGAATTTTCAACAGCTTGCACAAAATCATTTTCAGAAAAGTCTGAATGAAATTCAAGCGCCGTAGGATAAGAGGTATAGCGAGGGCCGCTTACGTTATATTTAGACAATAATTCAGGGGAAAACATTTTAGATGACATCAAACAAACCTATTACTATTTTAAGTTTGTCATTCTATCGAAACGACATAATTTTTTATTGATCGAGCGCAATCATTTAGCAATTGATTAACATTTGCAGATGCATAAAGCGATGAAATTGGTTTAACTGGATTGGTGCAGAACTAGTCTGCACATTGTATACATTTGGTCGCTGATGGTTGAACTTCTAATCGTTTGGCCGCGATTTCTTCGCCGCAATCCATGCATACACCATAGGAGCCATTGTCGATTCGAGTAATGGCATTAGAAAGTTGCTGGATTTCAATCTTAGCTTCTGATTCGAGTGCGTTTAACACTTCATCATTTTCACGTTCACCGGCTTGTTCTGACCAATCTGCGGCTCTTCCGTCGGCAAAGTCTTCATGGATTGACGAAACTCTAGATTGTAATTCAATAATGCGTTTGGTGAATTCACTTTTCAGCTGCTCAGACATTATTCAGCTCCCTTTCTATTTTTATTGTTGATTTAGCTCCTGTTGTAAATTCTCAGCATAAGGAACTAGGTTTTTAACATCCAACATTACCGCAGACTCAAATTCTTGTTCATGGCCCATACGCTCTAAGTCAAGAGTTAACCTATCTTTCTTAGTTAACTCTTTACGAGCATCTAAAATCGGCATATGTTTGATTTTACTATATAACTTAAATATAGCAGGAAATTGAGTTTGTATTTCTTCTGAGCCATTTTCCATAGATTCAATCAACACAGATAATCGCCAACACCCTTCTGAAATCTCACACTGCTCTTGCTCCATGGCTTTGCCAATTAACACTACTGAATTGATGATTTTCAAGTCTTTAGCGTTATGTTTGAGTCTTTGCTCTTCCGCCAATGCAAGTTGTTGCTTATTTTGCTCGCGTAATTTAAGCAATAAGACTGTTGCATAGGTTGCCAGTGAAAAAATCACAACGGCAGCCACGCACAATAATAGAATCATGGTTGTTGTCATGTTTTAGCCTGTTATTTAAATTCAGATAGATCTAAGTCGTCGAGTTTATCTAGTAGGTCGTCTTCGTCGTCACTTGCCGAATTTTCAATAGCTTCTTGTTCAGTTTCATCTGAACCTGCTAAATCAAGTTGGTCAATAATTTGTTGGTAACGTTCTAGGCTTGTCGCCAGTAATTCAGCTTCTTGCTCAGAAACATCTTCGCCTGCGTCTACTTTAGCGGCAAGAATTTGTAGCTCTTGGTTACTTTCTATCGCTAGTAATTCTTGTTCCAATAACTCTGTTTGATCAACTTGAGTCGTTTCTTCAGCAACACGAATCGCAGCTATAGGCGCTGATTGCTCAGATTTAGCTTTAGGTTTTTTAACTTGAGGTTTTAGTGAAATGCCTAAATCAATCGGTTTTTTGCTGCCAATACGTGGGTCTTTATCCACAGTCTCTTGCTTTGGATTGCGTTCAACATTAGCAACTGTTTGACGAGTTCCAGCTTTATTACCTGATTTCTTACGAGCTCTAGGCTCTCTTTCGCCAACAATAGAGGCTGGTGCGCTTGACGGTTTTATACGTCCTGGCTTACGTGATTTTTTAGTTCTGCTCATAACATTCTTAGATAACAATAGATTATCTACATTTTACGCTAAAGTTAGGCAAAACTGTTAGTTTTCGTTCAATATTCTTTGTAACTGACGATTACATGCAGCATTAGTTAAACTTTAAAATCTTTTTTCTGAGACGTTGGCGACTTGATAATAGAACCCAA is from Thalassotalea crassostreae and encodes:
- a CDS encoding DUF2489 domain-containing protein, with the protein product MTTTMILLLCVAAVVIFSLATYATVLLLKLREQNKQQLALAEEQRLKHNAKDLKIINSVVLIGKAMEQEQCEISEGCWRLSVLIESMENGSEEIQTQFPAIFKLYSKIKHMPILDARKELTKKDRLTLDLERMGHEQEFESAVMLDVKNLVPYAENLQQELNQQ
- a CDS encoding GTPase-activating protein, giving the protein MSRTKKSRKPGRIKPSSAPASIVGEREPRARKKSGNKAGTRQTVANVERNPKQETVDKDPRIGSKKPIDLGISLKPQVKKPKAKSEQSAPIAAIRVAEETTQVDQTELLEQELLAIESNQELQILAAKVDAGEDVSEQEAELLATSLERYQQIIDQLDLAGSDETEQEAIENSASDDEDDLLDKLDDLDLSEFK
- a CDS encoding TraR/DksA family transcriptional regulator encodes the protein MSEQLKSEFTKRIIELQSRVSSIHEDFADGRAADWSEQAGERENDEVLNALESEAKIEIQQLSNAITRIDNGSYGVCMDCGEEIAAKRLEVQPSATKCIQCAD
- the hemN gene encoding oxygen-independent coproporphyrinogen III oxidase, coding for MSSKMFSPELLSKYNVSGPRYTSYPTALEFHSDFSENDFVQAVENSENNNLSLYVHVPFCHSLCYYCGCNKIVTRHSDKADEYLDYLFKEIESRAPLFKSHKVKQLHWGGGTPTFLTKQQISRLVDKLKSSYDFDEQLEMSIEIDPREIELDLIDHLYEVGFNRISIGVQDVDTKVQKAINREQSTEFIIDLVQRAKAVGISSVNIDLIYGLPHQTPETFANTIAAVKLIDPDRISLFSYAHLPSRFAAQRKIRDQWLPNAEQKLTLMQYAIESFLDLGYEFIGMDHFAKPNDELAIAQREGKLHRNFQGYTTLGECDLLALGVSSISAIGQSFSQNSKTLKEYYQAVNEKGNALEKGIATTIDDTIRAHVIKELMCNFSINKISVSALYNISFDDYFADDLLSLNTFIEDDLVTITDDEIIVAEKGRLLIRNICMSFDAYLKTKLHQQRFSRVI